A stretch of the Aegilops tauschii subsp. strangulata cultivar AL8/78 chromosome 4, Aet v6.0, whole genome shotgun sequence genome encodes the following:
- the LOC109731640 gene encoding uncharacterized protein: MAGGFRVLHLVRPFLGFLPEVQSADRRIPFREKLIYTVISLFIFLVCSQLPLYGIHSTTGADPFYWLRAILASNRGTVMELGITPIVTSGMVMQLLVGSKIIEVDNSVREDRALLNGAQKLLGILIAIGEAVAYVLSGMYGSVSQLGTGNAILIILQLFFAGIIVICLDELLQKGYGLGSGISLFIATNICENIIWKAFSPTTINSGRGAEFEGAVIGLFHLLITRTDKVRALREAFYRQNLPNVTNLLATVLVFLIVIYFQGFRVVLPVRSRNARGQQGSYPIKLFYTSNMPIILHSALITNLYFISQLLYKKFSGNFLVNLLGIWKESEYSGHSIPVGGLAYYVTAPSSLADVVANPFHALFYVVFMLSACALFSKTWIEVSGSSARDVARQLKEQQMVMPGHRESNLERELNRYIPTAAAFGGVCIGALTVLADFMGAIGSGTGILLAVTIIYQYFETFEKERATELGFFGF; this comes from the exons ATGGCTGGCGGTTTTAGAGTGCTGCATCTTGTCAGGCCCTTCCTGGGTTTCTTACCGGAAGTACAGAGTGCTGATAGGAGAATTCCATTCAGAGAAAAACTCATCTACACCGTTATTTCTCTCTTCATTTTCCTAGTGTGCAGCCAGCTCCCGCTCTATGGCATCCATTCAACTACTGGAGCTGACCCTTTCTACTGGTTGCGTGCTATTCTTGCATCAAACCGCGGTACTGTTATGGAGCTGGGTATCACTCCAATTGTGACATCTGGGATGGTAATGCAACTTCTGGTAGGATCCAAGATCATTGAAGTTGACAACAGTGTGAGAGAGGATCGTGCACTTCT GAATGGTGCACAAAAGTTGCTTGGTATCCTGATCGCTATTGGAGAAGCCGTGGCATATGTCTTGTCTGGAATGTATGGCAGTGTAAGCCAACTAGGAACAGGGAATGCTATTCTCATTATACTACAGCTTTTCTTTGCTGGCATCATTGTCATCTGTCTGGATGAacttctccagaaaggatatgGTTTGGGTTCTGGCATATCTCTATTCATCGCTACCAACATCTG TGAGAATATCATCTGGAAGGCGTTTAGCCCCACAACCATCAACAGCGGACGTGGTGCTGAATTTGAAGGGGCTGTCATTGGATTGTTCCATCTGTTGATTACCCGAACTGATAAAGTCCGTGCTCTGCGGGAGGCTTTCTACCGCCAGAATCTTCCAAACGTGACCAACTTACTTGCTACTGTCCTGGTATTCCTCATTGTTATCTATTTCCAAGGCTTCCGTGTCGTGCTTCCAGTGAGATCAAGGAATGCCCGTGGGCAGCAAGGTTCATATCCAATTAAACTGTTCTACACATCGAATATGCCCATCATTCTGCACTCTGCGCTGATTACCAACCTTTActttatatctcag CTTCTTTACAagaagttcagtggcaacttcCTGGTTAACCTTCTCGGTATATGGAAGGAATCTGAGTATTCAGGCCATTCTATTCCCGTTGGTGGTCTTGCATACTATGTAACTGCCCCATCAAG TTTGGCTGATGTTGTCGCAAATCCATTCCATGCGCTGTTCTATGTGGTCTTCATGCTGTCAGCTTGCGCTCTCTTCTCAAAGACGTGGATTGAAGTTTCTGGTTCATCAGCGAGGGATGTTGCTAGGCAGCTCAAG GAACAACAAATGGTGATGCCAGGCCATCGCGAGTCAAACTTGGAGAGGGAGTTGAACAGATACATCCCCACTGCTGCTGCATTTGGAGGAGTGTGCATTGGCGCGCTGACTGTCCTGGCTGATTTCATGGGTGCAATTGGTTCAGGAACCGGTATACTGCTCGCTGTCACCATCATATACCAATACTTCGAGACGTTCGAGAAGGAAAGGGCGACCGAGCTTGGTTTCTTCGGCTTTTGA
- the LOC120963060 gene encoding uncharacterized protein yields the protein MHGDPPPPATNSHPPAPEPTSWTRQQDKLLELLLPRMYPQWDRIAVHLGDKTPDEARRRHESVVAELRRVLEAPRVETPPEWDSQQAAGHVLTGGEPAVLAVGHGERTGGKEDAGAPANGEAAPAGAGDGEGAAAPARSAGGDMLGTTRKRGRKTKDSAHEKNRAVPWTPEEHRLFLAGIKEHGVGKWQKLAREFVPTRNASQIASHYQKYSIRQEKLRRNECKRPSIHDINDDDTPGPAGEQSAAAAGEAGGGC from the exons ATGCACGGCGACCCGCCACCACCAGCTACTAACTCGCACCCGCCGGCGCCCGAGCCGACCAGCTGGACGCGGCAGCAGGACAAGCTGCTGGAGCTGCTGCTCCCTCGCATGTACCCGCAATGGGATCGCATCGCCGTGCACCTCGGCGACAAGACTCCGGACGAGGCGCGCCGGCGGCACGAGTCCGTGGTCGCCGAGCTGCGGCGCGTGCTTGAGGCGCCACGGGTGGAGACGCCGCCCGAGTGGGATTCGCAGCAGGCTGCTGGACATGTGCTGACCGGCGGCGAGCCGGCGGTGCTCGCCGTCGGCCATGGTGAGCGGACCGGTGGAAAGGAGGATGCTGGCGCACCGGCAAATGGCGAGGCGGCGCCGGCAGGGGCCGGGGATGGAGAGGGCGCTGCCGCACCGGCGCGCTCGGCTGGCGGCGATATGCTGGGAACGACGCGGAAACGTGGAAGGAAAACGAAGGACTCTGCCCACGAGAAAAACAGGGCCGTGCCATGGACCCCAGAAGAGCACAG GCTGTTCTTGGCGGGGATCAAAGAACACGGCGTAGGCAAGTGGCAGAAGCTGGCCCGGGAGTTCGTGCCGACGAGGAACGCGTCCCAGATCGCGAGCCACTACCAAAAGTACAGTATCAGGCAGGAGAAGCTACGCCGCAACGAGTGCAAGCGGCCGAGCATCCATGACATCAACGACGACGACACACCGGGCCCTGCCGGCGAGCAGTCAGCTGCAGCTGCAGGCGAAGCTGGAGGTGGATGCTGA